One Thermofilum sp. genomic window carries:
- a CDS encoding transglutaminase domain-containing protein, whose translation MPRAAAALLAAVVLLASFTPAQPTLKITEIELGHLRGGVFEPNPSRVFSAGEPVALRVTLSVPTALPVRFEAKLVHPLGPVIKAVSQNLEPLPRGGEWVLTAVLDLSGLPEGYYRLALAAEAGGSRVEDSVVFYYRGLVALRNVVEALYEVRVEGEGDLETLIVALPNDPLARLVGEPLITPRPSAVLRDGLGNAYALYRNVKVRGVFRVIVGFTAVQELTYVNADAPLSEPPPAEVRAFLEPAPLIESNHPDIVSLARRLTAGASTYREALSRIADFTSSTIKYDEAVASLPNYNQLGALWTLSARRGACLQFARLFTALARAAGIPARVVTGLSVKPPGVEGEAITHAFVEAYIPGYGWLPVEPQQRGSMLGFAPPAPGYIALVRGSGERTELAGAEREAVPFLLMYTGFLRASFNYTGRIYPASQPPAALQLHVQVPQRAFFGDKLKVQLPQLPGGICEIAVRAPSFTSTAKASCGGLFELELNETGSWLIELFAWAPGYLPAHASAEVLVEPKPLKLFLSIADSALFRSAEITAVTQPPVPRAEIRFTVKTCYYSEKLAAVTDEHGVAVVRTGPLLLPCQLEVSASTAPRGYAEATSSLETSVEVPAELYLVAAAALIAAALANVRRKPRAGLHPAVPAG comes from the coding sequence TTGCCTCGCGCAGCTGCAGCCCTGCTCGCAGCGGTCGTGCTTCTCGCGAGCTTCACGCCCGCTCAGCCCACCCTCAAGATCACGGAGATTGAGCTCGGCCACTTGAGAGGCGGGGTCTTCGAGCCAAACCCTTCCCGGGTTTTCAGCGCCGGCGAGCCTGTAGCTCTCCGAGTCACGCTCAGCGTTCCCACGGCCCTGCCGGTGCGCTTCGAGGCAAAGCTCGTCCACCCCCTCGGCCCAGTGATCAAGGCGGTCTCCCAGAACCTCGAGCCCCTCCCGCGAGGAGGAGAGTGGGTGCTCACGGCAGTGCTCGACCTGAGCGGCTTGCCGGAGGGCTACTACCGGCTTGCGCTAGCTGCGGAGGCTGGCGGCAGCCGCGTTGAAGACAGTGTGGTTTTCTACTACCGCGGGCTCGTCGCGCTGAGGAACGTGGTCGAGGCGCTGTACGAGGTGAGGGTGGAGGGAGAGGGGGATCTCGAAACCCTGATCGTGGCGCTACCTAACGACCCTCTGGCCAGGCTCGTCGGAGAGCCTCTCATCACCCCCAGGCCTAGCGCGGTGCTCAGGGACGGCTTGGGGAACGCTTACGCCCTCTACAGGAACGTTAAGGTGCGAGGGGTCTTCAGGGTTATCGTCGGCTTCACAGCTGTCCAGGAGCTCACGTACGTCAACGCAGACGCGCCTCTCAGCGAGCCCCCGCCTGCAGAGGTGAGAGCCTTCCTGGAGCCCGCCCCGCTCATCGAGTCCAACCATCCGGACATCGTGAGCTTAGCGAGGAGGCTGACCGCGGGCGCGAGCACCTACAGGGAGGCGCTGAGCAGGATCGCGGACTTCACCTCCTCCACGATCAAGTACGATGAGGCGGTCGCCAGCCTCCCCAACTACAACCAGCTCGGCGCGCTCTGGACCCTGAGCGCCAGGAGGGGTGCGTGCCTCCAGTTCGCCAGGCTCTTCACAGCTCTGGCGAGAGCAGCTGGCATCCCAGCGAGGGTTGTGACAGGCTTGAGCGTGAAGCCCCCCGGTGTCGAGGGAGAGGCTATCACCCACGCGTTCGTCGAGGCCTACATCCCCGGCTACGGCTGGCTCCCGGTCGAGCCCCAGCAGCGCGGCTCGATGCTCGGCTTCGCCCCGCCAGCGCCAGGCTACATCGCCCTCGTGAGAGGCTCGGGCGAGCGCACAGAGCTCGCGGGGGCTGAGCGGGAGGCAGTTCCCTTCCTCCTAATGTACACGGGCTTCCTGCGAGCTTCCTTCAACTACACGGGCCGGATTTACCCCGCATCCCAGCCGCCGGCAGCCCTCCAGCTCCACGTCCAGGTACCGCAGCGCGCTTTCTTCGGCGACAAGCTCAAGGTCCAGCTGCCCCAGCTCCCCGGAGGTATCTGCGAGATCGCAGTGCGTGCGCCAAGCTTCACCTCGACCGCAAAAGCCTCCTGCGGCGGGCTCTTCGAGCTTGAGCTTAACGAGACCGGCAGCTGGCTCATCGAGCTTTTCGCCTGGGCACCGGGCTACCTGCCTGCGCACGCCAGCGCCGAGGTGCTCGTGGAGCCGAAACCCCTGAAGCTCTTTCTGAGCATTGCCGACAGCGCTCTCTTCAGGAGCGCAGAGATAACTGCCGTTACGCAGCCGCCAGTGCCGCGCGCAGAAATCCGCTTCACCGTGAAAACCTGCTACTACAGCGAGAAGCTAGCCGCGGTCACCGACGAGCACGGAGTCGCAGTAGTTCGCACAGGCCCCCTCCTGCTCCCCTGCCAGCTCGAAGTCTCAGCGAGCACCGCGCCCAGAGGCTACGCGGAGGCTACCTCGTCTCTAGAGACCTCAGTGGAGGTGCCGGCTGAGCTCTACCTGGTCGCTGCAGCAGCGCTCATCGCCGCAGCGCTAGCGAATGTGAGGAGAAAGCCCCGCGCAGGCTTACACCCGGCTGTGCCGGCTGGTTAA
- a CDS encoding DUF790 family protein yields the protein MLPAELLVVRAARGRLLPLFLTMREEELYIAEELVRTFEEHVGRKRGELEEKLGEIEERAFRLGVHYKVVRGLAHILLRESTFSAPQLPVEPVRVRLEVFRAAGRLGAAVSEAERASVVREVAGKLGLKPEEVEVALKAVHEDEETLSRFEPVKPEDLIREYNLSAAQTVLFRALNIKAAIRASGTEVKHLLRWVKRLGLMYTASASGSMLVLELEGPASLLRQTERYGTRLAKLLPFIVAAEHWSVSAQIKGRRGQLLFELSSDSAPPLPKREPQPVEYDSSVEREFHKSFLSAGSGWSIVREPEPLVAGSHVLIPDFAFEKNGVKVYMEIVGFWTPGYLKRKVEKLRALSGVTMIVAVDEEGACATGPLDLPHTVITFRRKVPVERVYRILKSLEVERREPREELREARKVPPEALKLLENAEGKTLDQVIRELTALGLTEEECFEAIRAAGLEIEWRGLDIGASLLRRAKRA from the coding sequence TTGCTGCCGGCGGAGCTGCTGGTGGTCAGGGCAGCTAGGGGCAGGCTCCTCCCGCTCTTCCTCACGATGCGCGAGGAAGAGCTGTACATCGCCGAGGAGCTGGTTAGAACCTTCGAGGAGCACGTCGGTAGAAAGCGGGGCGAGCTGGAGGAGAAGCTGGGCGAGATCGAGGAGAGAGCTTTCCGGCTAGGTGTCCACTACAAGGTCGTCAGGGGGCTCGCGCACATCCTCCTCCGCGAGTCCACCTTCTCGGCGCCGCAACTGCCCGTGGAGCCTGTGCGCGTCAGGCTAGAAGTCTTCCGGGCTGCTGGCAGGCTGGGCGCAGCCGTGTCAGAAGCAGAGCGAGCATCGGTCGTCAGAGAGGTAGCGGGGAAGCTGGGGCTCAAGCCGGAGGAAGTGGAGGTTGCGCTGAAAGCAGTGCACGAAGATGAGGAGACGCTCTCCCGCTTCGAGCCCGTGAAGCCTGAGGATCTGATCCGCGAGTACAACCTCTCCGCTGCCCAGACCGTCCTCTTCAGGGCTCTGAACATCAAGGCTGCGATCCGCGCCTCGGGAACTGAGGTGAAGCACCTGCTCCGCTGGGTGAAGAGGCTGGGGCTCATGTACACAGCCTCCGCCTCGGGAAGCATGCTGGTCCTCGAGCTCGAGGGGCCCGCCAGCCTGCTCAGGCAGACCGAGAGGTACGGGACAAGGCTGGCGAAGCTCCTCCCCTTCATCGTGGCCGCCGAGCACTGGAGCGTCTCCGCTCAGATTAAAGGGAGGCGCGGCCAGCTCCTCTTCGAGCTGAGCAGCGATTCCGCGCCGCCGCTGCCGAAGCGCGAGCCGCAGCCCGTCGAGTACGACAGCAGCGTGGAGAGAGAGTTCCACAAGAGCTTCCTTTCCGCTGGCAGCGGCTGGTCTATCGTCAGGGAGCCTGAGCCGCTGGTCGCCGGGAGCCACGTGCTGATCCCCGACTTCGCTTTCGAGAAGAACGGGGTGAAGGTGTACATGGAGATTGTGGGCTTCTGGACCCCGGGCTACCTCAAGAGGAAGGTTGAGAAGCTCAGGGCCCTGAGCGGCGTCACGATGATCGTTGCGGTAGACGAAGAGGGGGCCTGCGCTACAGGCCCGCTCGACCTGCCGCACACGGTGATCACTTTCCGAAGGAAAGTCCCCGTGGAGCGCGTCTACAGGATCCTCAAGTCGCTGGAGGTGGAGAGGCGAGAGCCGCGCGAAGAGCTGCGCGAAGCCAGGAAGGTGCCTCCAGAAGCGCTGAAGCTCCTCGAGAACGCCGAGGGAAAGACTCTCGACCAAGTGATCCGAGAGCTTACAGCTCTCGGCCTCACCGAGGAGGAGTGCTTCGAAGCGATCAGAGCAGCGGGCCTCGAAATTGAGTGGAGGGGGCTAGACATCGGTGCATCGCTCTTGAGGAGGGCTAAGCGCGCCTAG
- a CDS encoding DEAD/DEAH box helicase family protein: MSRGRRLELVYDRGTILLVGAPPSFKPPPYFRYDPRVRAYRALAKDYWRALSDLPGVRDSVLSEPECAWSSASIPLRPYQEDALEAWLASGMRGVVVLPTGAGKTRVALVAVAELRCPTLVVVPTLELVDQWSREVRRLLRMEAAEFTGESKEVGCVTVATYSSAYLNAEQLGNRFRLLVFDEVHHLPGEAYRQIAELAAAPWRMGLTATPERPDGLHQLLPDLVGPIVYRASPSELRGRYLAEFEVVRIHVDMPESERKKYEALVERYERILSSLGLRVRTREDFEKLVLLSSRSLEAREALLSLLEARKLAFSAEAKLEKLAEILEKHRGDKIIIFTDSNELVRRISLRFLIPEITHKTSKDERRIVLEMFRKGEVRAIVTSHVLEEGVDVPDASVAVVISGTGSPREFIQRLGRLLRPREGKKAVLYELVARGTREVYVSRRRRAGLRSRRA, encoded by the coding sequence GTGAGCAGGGGGCGCCGCTTGGAGCTAGTTTACGACCGCGGAACAATCCTCCTGGTCGGTGCACCGCCTAGCTTCAAGCCGCCCCCGTACTTCAGGTACGACCCCCGGGTCAGGGCCTACAGGGCGCTAGCCAAGGACTACTGGAGGGCGCTGAGCGACCTGCCAGGGGTCAGGGACAGCGTGCTGTCCGAGCCGGAGTGCGCGTGGAGCAGCGCGAGCATCCCTCTGAGGCCCTACCAGGAGGATGCTCTCGAAGCTTGGCTCGCCTCCGGCATGAGAGGGGTTGTCGTGCTGCCCACAGGCGCTGGAAAAACCAGGGTTGCTCTAGTCGCGGTCGCGGAGCTCCGGTGCCCCACGCTCGTCGTCGTGCCGACGCTGGAGCTAGTGGATCAGTGGTCGAGGGAGGTTCGCAGGCTGCTGAGAATGGAGGCCGCGGAGTTCACAGGGGAGTCGAAGGAAGTGGGCTGCGTCACGGTGGCAACGTACAGCTCCGCCTACTTGAACGCGGAGCAGCTCGGGAACAGGTTCCGCCTCCTCGTCTTCGACGAGGTGCACCACCTCCCCGGCGAGGCTTACAGGCAGATCGCAGAGCTCGCAGCAGCGCCGTGGCGCATGGGCCTCACAGCCACGCCTGAGCGCCCCGACGGGCTGCACCAGCTTCTCCCCGACCTCGTCGGGCCCATCGTGTACCGGGCTTCGCCCTCGGAGCTGCGCGGCAGGTACCTCGCCGAGTTCGAAGTGGTGCGCATCCACGTCGACATGCCGGAGAGCGAGAGGAAGAAGTACGAGGCTCTCGTGGAGAGGTACGAGAGGATTCTCTCCAGCCTCGGCCTCCGCGTGCGGACTAGGGAGGATTTCGAGAAGCTCGTGCTGCTGAGCTCGAGGAGCCTAGAGGCCAGGGAGGCTCTGCTCTCCCTGCTCGAGGCGAGGAAGCTCGCTTTCAGCGCTGAGGCGAAGCTCGAGAAGCTCGCCGAGATCCTGGAGAAGCACCGCGGCGACAAGATCATCATCTTCACGGATAGCAACGAGCTGGTGCGCAGGATCTCGCTGAGGTTCCTCATCCCCGAGATCACCCACAAGACCAGCAAGGACGAGAGGAGGATAGTCCTAGAGATGTTCCGGAAAGGGGAGGTGAGGGCCATCGTCACGAGCCACGTTCTAGAGGAGGGGGTCGACGTCCCCGACGCCTCAGTAGCGGTGGTGATCAGCGGTACGGGCAGCCCCCGGGAGTTCATCCAGAGGCTGGGTAGGCTGCTCCGCCCCAGAGAGGGGAAGAAAGCAGTCCTCTACGAGCTTGTGGCGCGCGGCACGAGGGAGGTCTACGTCTCCAGACGGAGGAGGGCTGGCCTCCGAAGCCGGAGAGCCTGA
- a CDS encoding MBL fold metallo-hydrolase, protein MALPAGKSSVRVTVLYDNQELDKRLIASHGFSCLIEVNGEKILFDTGGNPAVLFYNMGVLGLNPRSLTAVVVSHHHWDHAGGLSHILSLNPGIRAALPTSSDGHVTESARTVGPLEVDYKGVRIREQALAVATPEGVVLLVGCAHPGVEKLVSEAAKVFPGTRVAAVIGGFHLVESREEEAVSVAWKLRALGVEKVAPCHCTGKRAAEAMSRVYRSVLPCGVGASYSFGGA, encoded by the coding sequence GTGGCTTTACCTGCGGGAAAATCTAGCGTACGGGTCACGGTTCTCTACGACAACCAGGAGCTCGATAAACGCCTGATCGCTTCGCACGGCTTCTCCTGCCTTATCGAGGTGAACGGTGAGAAGATTCTATTCGACACTGGAGGAAACCCCGCTGTGCTGTTCTACAACATGGGGGTTCTCGGCTTGAACCCCCGGAGCTTAACCGCTGTAGTGGTTTCACACCACCACTGGGACCATGCGGGAGGCCTCTCGCACATACTCTCGCTGAACCCCGGGATTCGCGCAGCGCTGCCTACAAGCAGCGACGGGCACGTTACCGAGAGCGCTCGCACCGTGGGGCCCCTAGAGGTAGACTACAAAGGTGTCAGGATCAGGGAGCAGGCTCTAGCCGTAGCTACCCCTGAAGGGGTCGTGCTTTTGGTCGGCTGCGCTCACCCCGGAGTCGAGAAGCTTGTCTCAGAAGCCGCGAAAGTTTTCCCGGGAACCCGCGTGGCGGCAGTGATCGGAGGCTTCCACCTGGTGGAGAGCAGAGAGGAGGAGGCCGTCAGCGTTGCCTGGAAGCTTCGAGCGCTCGGCGTCGAGAAAGTTGCCCCCTGCCACTGCACGGGTAAACGCGCAGCCGAAGCCATGAGCCGCGTCTACAGGAGTGTTCTGCCGTGCGGAGTCGGAGCAAGCTACAGCTTCGGCGGCGCGTAG